A window of Trichomycterus rosablanca isolate fTriRos1 chromosome 5, fTriRos1.hap1, whole genome shotgun sequence contains these coding sequences:
- the LOC134314344 gene encoding uncharacterized protein LOC134314344 encodes MTAPQKFLLRVNVTTDSAWKLTLTQRPASIDELKRIMQEKFKPRLDGVDFSLQYEDPDFDGMLTVLTNIEELPEKGMLKVVRSESDDNSSLASSDTEILPHVPLNDRQKHWPNTFVVPAFSFDVEHVLEEGNQVYREYGKRLKLTRSQTHCVLDKMAETIYSYKPYPNESQLAKAAEALVNAHPCLTEHGSHIPWYGWKVRLAHKMGNYRTIMAKSGCAEVAVNTGRRSKNNPDSAHPHSNIKKARRSEINFLPNFPKGENQTSLEQMRLQVMEESEKMEINQMFIEKCMQTTFALRRQEIVKGDLLVKDLLIRWPALQTESQVFAEFHRITNVNLRNTFYAEFDRHTPTLIGLYRQKASRTGKIAESLQKILRAYDIQEEQDIHVRRILSLRALSIYLREDDSDLFKSCNQDGEPDVSECPLALLTASEDIFTPGDVSVVVEGNIVMSEIPKMLDAFLLLFGLIYVFNIEYPKKLENTFTFIQKIMVCLDDQTALKPCLLTLKNELFKE; translated from the exons ATGACTGCCCCCCAGAAGTTTTTGCTGCGTGTGAATGTGACTACAGATAGTGCATGGAAGCTAACACTAACACAGCGCCCAGCATCTATAGATGAATTAAAGAGAATTATGCAAGAAAAGTTTAAACCCAGACTGGATGGTGTTGACTTTTCTCTGCAATATGAGGACCCTGACTTTGATGGGATGCTGACTGTTCTTACAAATATTGAGGAATTACCAGAGAAAGGAATGCTAAAAGTGGTCCGATCAGAAAGTGATGATAACTCGTCATTGGCAAGCTCAGACACAGAGATACTACCACACGTGCCCCTAAACGATCGTCAGAAGCACTGGCCCAACACTTTTGTTGTCCCGGCTTTTTCTTTTGATGTAGAGCATGTGCTCGAAGAAGGAAACCAGGTGTATAGAGAGTATGGCAAAAGATTAAAGTTAACCCGATCTCAAACTCACTGTGTTCTGGATAAAATGGCTGAAACAATCTATAGCTACAAACCATACCCAAATGAAAGTCAACTGGCAAAGGCAGCAGAAGCCCTAGTTAATGCCCATCCTTGTCTCACAGAGCACGGTAGTCACATTCCTTGGTATGGCTGGAAAGTCCGCTTGGCGCACAAGATGGGGAATTATCGAACAATAATGGCCAAATCTGGCTGTGCAGAGGTTGCTGTCAACACAGGCAGGAGGAGTAAAAACAACCCTGACAGTGCCCATCCTCATTCCAACATCAAGAAAGCCAGACGTTCTGAAATCAACTTTCTTCCTAACTTTCCTAAAGGGGAGAATCAGACGTCCCTTGAACAGATGAGATTACAGGTAATGGAAGAAAGTGAAAAGATGGAAATAAACCAGATGTTCATAGAAAAATGCATGCAGACAACTTTTGCTTTACGACGCCAAGAGATTGTCAAGGGAGATCTACTGGTAAAGGATCTTTTGATCAGATGGCCAGCACTGCAGACTGAGTCACag GTGTTTGCTGAATTTCACCGTATTACCAACGTGAACCTGAGGAACACGTTCTATGCAGAGTTTGATCGCCATACACCGACATTGATTGGATTGTACAGACAGAAGGCATCACGCACCGGCAAGATAGCAGAGTCGCTACAGAAGATTCTTCGAGCCTATGACATTCAG GAAGAACAAGACATCCATGTGAGACGCATCTTGTCTCTCCGTGCACTTTCCATCTACCTACGAGAAGATGACTCGGACCTCTTTAAAAGCTGCAAT CAAGACGGAGAACCAGATGTCTCTGAGTGTCCTCTTGCTCTCCTCACTGCTTCTGAAGACATATTCACACCTGGCGATGTCTCTGTTGTTGTTGAAGGGAACATTGTTATGAGTGAAATTCCAAAAATGCTTGATGCATTCTTACTGTTGTTTGGCCTGATTTATGTGTTCAATATCGAGTATCCAAAAAAGCTTGAAAACACGTTTACCTTTATCCAGAAGATTATGGTTTGCCTTGATGATCAAACGGCTCTGAAGCCATGCCTGCTTACTCTAAAAAATGAGCTCTTTAAAGAGTAA